GGCGCTTCCGCTGAGTTTAAGTCGGGGAAGCAGTTGGAACGGCCGGGGCAGCGATTTAGACTCTCGATTATCGCCTCGAAATTGTCGCTTAGCTAAGCTAAAATGGGCTGCGGCTTTGCTGCAGCGAAATGCGAATCAGTCTCATCAGCCTTGGCACATGAAATCTTCCGCTAGGTCAAGTGAACATGGATGGTCCGCGCGTCATCGACTTGCTCAGCCGCCGTCGACCCTGCCCGGATTCTCATTCGCTGTGAGCGGATTGCTTCGAGACCGCCTCGCGCTTGTTGTTCGCGTGCAGGACAATGGTACCGGAATGTCCGAAGTACAGCGAAGGAGGATTTTCGAGCCGTTCTATACCAGCAAACCAACGGGCACGGGTCTGGGAACTTCGATTGCTCTGCGTTTGGTGGAAGCCCATGGGGGTGACAATCCATGTTGGGCCTAATCGCCTATCTGCAGCAGACAGTTATCTCACGGAAATCGTAGTGACTCTTCCGGTCAAATGATTTGGACTCGCGAACGACAGAACTGCCATGGTGATCTACGCGAATCGGAATAATCGCTGATGCGCATGCCCATCTAACGAATACGAGAAGATGCGATTCTCAAGCTCCGATTGAATACAGCGTTTGATTCGGGCGGACAAGAAACGGGTGACTCCAGCGAAGTCATCGCTGGAGTCAAGGTTTCGCGGCAGTTGCCGCGATCTCGGTAAGCAGTCAACGTCAATCGCGAACGATGTTAACGATACTTCCGCGGATCAGTCTTCTGATACCGCCAGAGATCCTGCCCACCACCACCTCCACCTTGCGTGCCCTGATAGACAGGAGCAAAGTATTGTGGAGCGGGTTGGTACGACATGGCACGGTAACCTTGCACTGGGGCCTGCGGCTGAGCAGCGGCGGTTTGAACCGGTGCGGCGGCGACAGCTGGTGCGACGTAGGTCACGCCACACTGACCGCGGCCACGAGCTTCAACGTTCGTCGCGATCAGCCCGAGGCCGAGGACAGCGAGAGTCGTGGTGAAAATGAGCTTGGACATGACATTCTCCTTCTCAAAGGGGCGGCAGTCGAGGTTCCTCACAAGGAGCGGGCTGTCACCAGTGGTGATGTTAATTTCTCTTCTTCGTCCATCAGGCGGCGACGGTGGTCGCCGCATTTTCTTTGTCGGACTATCTACTTCTTCGCAGGAGCTGCGTGTTTTGGGGCCAGCGAATCCATCAGCTTGGTGTGGCTGTCGAGGATCTTGTCCATTTCCGCTCCGAGGTCGTCACAGCAAGTCATGGTCTTCATCGCATCGAAAGTAGCGTCGTTGCAGCAGGCCATCAGCTTGTCGTGATGCTCATAGGCAGCCGCGACTTGCTTTTCCAAACCTTCGATAGCGGTCACAGCAGACTTATTGGTTGCGAAGTCTTTCTTCATCTGAGCCAAGTGTTTTTTGGCTTCGGCCAAGTTGTGACCAATGCCAGTCGTCACTTCCTTCACCACGGCCGGTGAAGGCTTCGGATTCGCTTGCACGTATCCGCGGAAGTCGTAGCTGTAGTTGCGGGCATTTTCAAAGTGTCGTTGCGAAGCCTTCGACGACCAGAACGGAACAGTGGCTTCACCGCGAGCTTTCGACCCGGCATCTTTCTGAGCCGAGACTGGCCCAACCAACATGGCAGTCGCTGCAACGGCCAGGGCACCAAACAGAAATCGACGTGAGGTATTCATCTTGGGTTCCTTCAAACGATCGCAATCCGCTCCGCCATAACAAACGGTTGCAAAGTATTTCACACGAACCGTGGCTAACTAAGCCAACAAAAATTCGATGATTCTCGATTCAAGTGAGTCTGGCGGGCTGATTTTTCGCCGCACCATTTGTCTCACACAACATTCGATGCGAGTGAATCGGCTTTCTTCTTGGAATTCGCAAGAATTTTCAAGGTTGTGCGTTAGGTGGCTTGGGCGTGCGAATTCGCATACTGCCTGTGCGGAAGCGAGTGGCCAATCCAGCGATTTGAACGATTTACCGTCGATCTCAGGCCAAATGGCGAAGACCTGCCATGGGCACAGTGTTTGCCTAATTAACCCTCGCTTGCCATCTGATGCCTCTCTCCGAATGGGAATACAATCCATGCCCCTCACGCAATTAATTTCGAAAGCAAGAAGAATTGAACCAGCAGTGGCATCTGATCAAGAAGAGGAGCGACTGCGAACGGTGCGATGCCGGCGGTTGACCAGTTTGTTGGCAAAGTGTCAGGAGCGGGATCCTAGCGCCCAACGTGACTTAGTCCTGGAGTCCCAAGAACTCGTCTATCGAACCGTGTATCGTTTGGTGGGCCGGAACGACGTCGATGACGTGACTCAGCAGGTTTACCTGCAAGTGTTTCG
Above is a window of Anatilimnocola aggregata DNA encoding:
- a CDS encoding ATP-binding protein — its product is MKSSARSSEHGWSARHRLAQPPSTLPGFSFAVSGLLRDRLALVVRVQDNGTGMSEVQRRRIFEPFYTSKPTGTGLGTSIALRLVEAHGGDNPCWA